The following proteins come from a genomic window of Synechococcus sp. NB0720_010:
- a CDS encoding DUF2752 domain-containing protein → MTANRFLQRIQLSGYLLPAGLTGALWLKGLHPGLPGWSCPLRALTGVPCPTCYLTRATAASLTGNLDGALQLHAFGPVVAGALLAWSVFSIRQRRLLPRGIPAWPLGSFAVGLLAYWLMRIVVNIGDMAAPAWLHFPLLS, encoded by the coding sequence TTGACCGCTAATCGGTTTCTTCAACGGATTCAACTCAGCGGCTATCTGCTGCCTGCCGGACTCACCGGCGCGCTCTGGCTGAAGGGCCTGCACCCGGGCCTGCCCGGCTGGAGCTGTCCGCTGCGGGCACTCACGGGCGTTCCCTGCCCGACCTGCTATCTGACCCGCGCCACCGCCGCCAGCTTGACCGGCAATCTTGATGGGGCCCTGCAGCTCCATGCTTTTGGCCCAGTGGTGGCGGGGGCCCTACTGGCTTGGTCCGTGTTCTCGATCCGCCAAAGGCGCCTGCTGCCGCGGGGGATCCCGGCCTGGCCCCTGGGGAGCTTCGCCGTCGGTTTGCTTGCCTACTGGCTCATGCGCATTGTCGTCAACATTGGAGACATGGCAGCACCCGCATGGCTTCACTTCCCGCTCTTGAGTTAG
- a CDS encoding NAD(P)H-quinone oxidoreductase subunit H — MTQLETRTEPMVVNFGPHHPSMHGVLRLVVTLDGEDVVDCEPVIGYLHRGMEKIAENRTNVMFVPYVSRMDYAAGMFYEAIVVNAPERLADVPVPKRASYIRVLMLELNRIANHLLWLGPFLADVGAQTPFFYIFREREMIYDLWEAATGQRLINNNYFRIGGVAADLPYGWLDKCLDFCDWFGPKIDEYEKLITNNPIFRKRIEGLGTITREQAINWSLSGPMLRASGVPWDLRKVDHYECYDDFDWNVAWEKEGDCFARYRVRIEEMRQSLKILRQACEMIPGGPTENLEARRMAEGKGSEFAGFDYQIVAKKVAPTFKIPNGELYTRLESGKGEIGVFLQGNNDVTPWRFKIRAADFTNLQILPHILKGAKVADIMAILGSIDVIMGSVDR, encoded by the coding sequence ATGACGCAGCTGGAAACGCGCACGGAGCCGATGGTGGTCAACTTCGGGCCCCACCACCCCTCGATGCACGGGGTGTTGCGGCTTGTGGTGACCCTCGATGGGGAGGACGTGGTGGATTGCGAGCCGGTCATCGGCTACCTCCACCGCGGCATGGAAAAGATTGCCGAGAACCGCACGAACGTGATGTTCGTGCCCTACGTCAGCCGCATGGACTATGCGGCCGGAATGTTCTACGAGGCGATCGTGGTCAACGCCCCGGAGCGCCTGGCCGACGTGCCGGTGCCCAAGCGGGCCAGCTACATCCGCGTGTTGATGCTTGAGCTCAACCGCATCGCCAACCACCTGCTCTGGCTTGGCCCCTTTCTTGCGGACGTGGGCGCCCAGACGCCGTTCTTCTACATCTTCCGCGAGCGGGAGATGATCTACGACCTCTGGGAAGCAGCCACCGGTCAGCGTCTGATCAACAACAACTACTTCCGTATTGGTGGTGTAGCCGCAGACCTGCCCTACGGCTGGCTGGACAAGTGCCTGGACTTCTGCGACTGGTTCGGCCCCAAGATTGATGAATACGAAAAGCTGATCACCAACAACCCGATCTTCCGCAAGCGGATTGAGGGTCTCGGCACGATCACCCGCGAGCAGGCGATCAACTGGAGCCTGTCGGGCCCAATGCTGCGCGCCTCCGGGGTGCCCTGGGACCTGCGCAAGGTCGACCACTACGAGTGCTACGACGACTTCGACTGGAACGTGGCCTGGGAGAAGGAAGGCGACTGCTTCGCCCGCTACCGCGTGCGCATCGAGGAGATGCGCCAGTCCCTCAAGATCCTGAGGCAGGCCTGCGAAATGATCCCGGGCGGCCCGACCGAAAACCTGGAAGCCCGCCGCATGGCCGAGGGCAAGGGCAGTGAATTCGCTGGCTTCGACTATCAGATCGTGGCCAAGAAAGTGGCGCCCACCTTCAAAATCCCCAACGGCGAGCTCTACACCCGTCTGGAATCAGGCAAGGGAGAGATCGGTGTTTTCCTGCAGGGCAACAACGATGTGACCCCCTGGCGCTTCAAGATCCGCGCGGCCGACTTCACCAACCTGCAGATCCTTCCCCACATCCTCAAGGGGGCCAAAGTGGCAGACATCATGGCGATCCTGGGCTCGATCGACGTGATCATGGGCTCGGTTGACCGCTAA